The genomic segment TTGCCGATGTTAAAAGCAGGCGGGTTTGACGCGTTCACCTTAAAAAAACGCTACCAGACTAAAAGAAATAGCGGTCTTTATGGTGGGTCATCATTAAAGAATGCTCCGGAACCCGACCAGTAACATCCCGTGGGAGTACAAATTCCGGAGCATAATGTTTACTTCTGCCCGTAGTAGGCGTCTGGACCATGTTTGCGCATGAAGTGCTTATTCATCAGATAGCCGTCAATCGGGTGCAGAGCCGGGTTAATCCCCCGCGCGATCCACGCCATTTTGGCCACCTCCTCCATAACGACAGCATTATGCACGGCATCATGGGCATCTTTCCCCCATGCAAACGGGCCGTGCTGATACACCACAATGCCAGGGGTATGCAGCGGTTCAGCGTCAGCAACGGTTTCGATAATCACCTTGCCGGTATTCAGCTCGTATTCGCCCTGAACTTCCTCTTCGCGTAATGCCCTGGTGCAGGGAATGTTGCCGAAGAAGTAATCCGCGTGCGTAGTCCCGAGCGCCGGGATTGCCAGCCCTGCCTGCGCCCACGCCGTCGCATGCGTCGAGTGAGTATGCACCACCCCACCCAATGACGGGTAACGTTGATACAGCGCCAGATGAGTAGCCGTATCGGAGGACGGACGATAGCGCCCTTCTACCACTTTGCCACTCATATCGACCACCACCATGTCATCCGCTTTCATGGTTTCATAGGCGACACCGCTGGGCTTAA from the Klebsiella sp. RIT-PI-d genome contains:
- a CDS encoding L-ribulose-5-phosphate 4-epimerase gives rise to the protein MQTLKQQVFDANMDLPRYGLVTFTWGNVSAIDRKRGLMVIKPSGVAYETMKADDMVVVDMSGKVVEGRYRPSSDTATHLALYQRYPSLGGVVHTHSTHATAWAQAGLAIPALGTTHADYFFGNIPCTRALREEEVQGEYELNTGKVIIETVADAEPLHTPGIVVYQHGPFAWGKDAHDAVHNAVVMEEVAKMAWIARGINPALHPIDGYLMNKHFMRKHGPDAYYGQK